tggtgctttttcttctttttcaagtttttatttaaatttcagttagttaacatacagtgtgataatAGATTCAGGTGtcgaattcagtgattcatcacttacgtataacacccagtgcttatcacaaatgtcctccttaatacccatcatccatttaaccCCTTCTCCCACCCGCCACCCCCAAGTGCTGCttcaaaaaagaattaataagggcgcctgggtggctcagttggttaagcaactgcctttggctcgggtcatggtcccggagtcctgggatcgagtcccgcatcaggctcccagctccatggggagtctgcttctccctctgaccttctcgtctctcatgctctctctcactgtccctctctcaaataaataaataaaaattttaaaaaaaataataatactgagaTAAATACAATCAGGGATATTGCTAATTAAAAACTTCAACTAGAgcagtgccttggtggctcagttgtttaagcctctgactcttgatctcagttcaggtcttgatctcaaggtcatgagttcaaaccctgtgaTGGGTTCCACACTGTGCATCTGTGCATgactacttaaattttttttttttgcttagaacTTGACCCACCAACATTAGGCACTCAATAAGTTTTATTAGTCAATTAAAATTCAGCAACACTTAGATTAGATGACTAGAAGAGCActttaaatcaattaatttttacaaGCCCAGCTAAATATAAGATAaactatttatttccttgtttggttctcatttgttttatttttctgcattgcAATTTTGTTTGTGAGATTAGAAGTAAAATCATGTTTACAtcaattagaaaattattatCATGTCCTCTGCTTGGGATCTTGGGTTTGTTTGCAGGGTGGGGAGTTAAAGGAGTGAACTCAGGTGGTGAAAGGTGTTAattctggaagaaataaatgtttgagaAAGTTAACCTCatattaaaaagagacaaagagattaaGAGCCTGATGGTTTATGCTTagcttgttatttttatttacgAACTTGagcattcttttacttttttgagacCAATGCAATTTTTCTGAAGGACTCACTGAAGGCttgtttcacttgtttgtttcttagagtgtAAATGAATGGGTTCAACATGGGAGCTATGGATGACATTAGCACTGCCACACCCTTATTAATAGTCAACGATTCCTTTGCTGAAGGTTTGACATAGATGAAGATACAGCTTCCATAGGTGATGGAAACAACAATCATGTGAGAGGAACAAGTAGAAAAAGCTCTTTTCCTTTGTTGGGAAGAGGGGAATTGTAGAATGGTCTTGATGATGTGAATGTAAGACAGAAGAACACACAGAAGGGTCAGAATGAAGGTCAGCACAGCACAGACAATAACCAACTGCTCTAAGAGCCATGTGTCTGAGCATGAAATCTTCAAGAGTGGAGATGCAtcacagaaaaaataatcaatgacATTTGAATCACAGAATTTCAAATTTAGGAACAGAGTAAGTGGTGGGAATATGATCAACAAGCCAGTCATCCAACAGCCGAGGACAAGCCTCTTGCAGACTCTGTTGTTCATGATGGTCACATAATGCAGGGGTTTGCAGATGGCTacatagcggtcataggacaTTGTAGCCAGGAGGAAAAATTCTGTTACTCCAAAGATGTCGATGAAAAACACTTGAATAACacaaatattatatgtaattgaCCTGTCACCTGTTGCTATGTTGTACAAGTATCTAGGGATACATGCAGATGTAAATGAAATTTCTAATAAAGCAAAATTCTGTAGGAAAAAGTACATTGGTGTTTTAAGGTGAGAGTCAACTAAAGTGAGGGATAGGATGGTCAGATTCCCAGTTATACTCAACATATAAGTGAGaagtagaaatacaaaaattggaATCTGAAGTTGAGGGTCCTCTGTCAGTCCCAATAAGATGAAGGTTGTTACTGTGTGGTTTTTCATCACTGACTACTAAATTTTATTCAGTTTGATGTAAAATTTagagttattttatttgaatagagTGTGTCAAAGCTAGATGGCAATAAACAGTGACTACAAGAGATAGCATACAAAGGAACATGTGGTTTCttctataaattaataaatgatattgCCAATACTCTGGCta
This genomic interval from Mustela erminea isolate mMusErm1 chromosome 6, mMusErm1.Pri, whole genome shotgun sequence contains the following:
- the LOC116592486 gene encoding olfactory receptor 6C2-like, with the protein product MKNHTVTTFILLGLTEDPQLQIPIFVFLLLTYMLSITGNLTILSLTLVDSHLKTPMYFFLQNFALLEISFTSACIPRYLYNIATGDRSITYNICVIQVFFIDIFGVTEFFLLATMSYDRYVAICKPLHYVTIMNNRVCKRLVLGCWMTGLLIIFPPLTLFLNLKFCDSNVIDYFFCDASPLLKISCSDTWLLEQLVIVCAVLTFILTLLCVLLSYIHIIKTILQFPSSQQRKRAFSTCSSHMIVVSITYGSCIFIYVKPSAKESLTINKGVAVLMSSIAPMLNPFIYTLRNKQVKQAFSESFRKIALVSKK